A genomic segment from Candidatus Methylarchaceae archaeon HK02M2 encodes:
- a CDS encoding RtcB family protein, producing the protein MALQFRYPIKKINDVEYSIGTDAKDGMRVPVTIFADETLLTKMLTDRTIDQAVNVSYLPGIYKHVIVLPDGHEGYGFPIGGVAATDLETGVVSPGGVGYDINCGVRLIQTNLTEKEVRPNLGKLLRELSKAIPSGLGSRGQIRLSVSQLDKVLTDGVKWAISNGYGWDEDAEFCEENGTMENADPNKVSSRAKSRGLSQLGSLGSGNHFVEIQLVDNIFNEDAAKRFGLLQIGQVVILVHTGSRGFGHQVCSDHLKVMENAVRKYNIYLPDRELACAPNKSKEAEDYMKAMATALNYAWCNRQMITHWTRNVFEKVFKMPEKDIGMKLVYDVAHNIAKIEEHSFDGSKKKFVVHRKGATRAFPSGSSTIPRAYRDVGQPVLLPGSMGTASWALLGTSRAMEVSFGSTAHGAGRMMSRAKAIRTYPANEIKRRLKKRGILVEAASWKGVAEEAPGAYKDVDSVAEVSHEVGIATKVARLIPMGVVKG; encoded by the coding sequence GTGGCTCTACAATTTCGCTATCCAATCAAAAAGATCAATGACGTAGAATATAGTATCGGAACCGATGCAAAAGATGGTATGAGAGTACCCGTAACTATCTTTGCAGATGAGACTCTTCTAACCAAAATGCTTACAGATAGGACGATCGATCAAGCTGTGAACGTGAGTTACCTTCCAGGGATTTATAAGCATGTTATAGTTTTGCCAGACGGTCATGAAGGATATGGTTTCCCAATAGGGGGTGTTGCTGCTACGGATCTTGAAACAGGTGTTGTTTCACCTGGTGGTGTTGGTTATGATATCAACTGTGGAGTTCGCCTGATCCAGACAAATCTGACAGAGAAAGAAGTCCGACCTAACCTTGGAAAATTATTGAGAGAATTATCCAAAGCCATTCCCTCGGGTCTTGGAAGTCGTGGTCAAATCCGGTTGAGTGTCAGTCAATTAGATAAAGTACTCACTGATGGTGTGAAGTGGGCTATCTCAAATGGTTATGGATGGGACGAGGATGCTGAGTTCTGTGAAGAGAATGGTACGATGGAGAATGCTGATCCAAATAAAGTATCATCGAGGGCCAAGTCGAGAGGGCTATCCCAATTAGGTAGTCTAGGTTCTGGTAATCATTTTGTCGAAATACAGTTAGTGGATAATATATTCAATGAGGATGCTGCAAAAAGATTCGGTTTGCTACAAATTGGGCAAGTCGTTATATTAGTCCATACAGGTTCAAGAGGTTTTGGTCACCAAGTATGTAGCGATCATCTAAAGGTTATGGAAAACGCTGTACGTAAGTACAATATCTACCTTCCTGACAGAGAGCTTGCATGCGCTCCAAATAAATCAAAAGAAGCTGAAGATTATATGAAGGCCATGGCAACAGCGTTAAATTACGCTTGGTGTAATCGACAAATGATTACTCACTGGACTAGAAATGTTTTCGAGAAGGTTTTTAAGATGCCAGAGAAAGATATTGGAATGAAGCTTGTATACGATGTAGCTCATAATATAGCCAAGATTGAGGAGCACTCCTTTGATGGATCGAAGAAGAAATTTGTTGTACATAGAAAAGGCGCAACCAGAGCTTTCCCATCAGGGAGTTCTACTATACCTCGTGCTTATAGAGATGTAGGTCAACCTGTACTCTTACCAGGATCTATGGGTACAGCTAGCTGGGCTCTCCTTGGCACTTCCAGAGCTATGGAGGTGAGCTTCGGCTCAACTGCTCACGGTGCTGGAAGAATGATGTCAAGAGCAAAAGCGATAAGGACATATCCTGCAAATGAGATTAAAAGGAGACTAAAGAAAAGGGGAATCCTCGTTGAAGCAGCCAGCTGGAAAGGTGTTGCTGAAGAGGCGCCAGGAGCCTATAAAGACGTAGACTCAGTAGCAGAAGTCTCCCATGAAGTAGGAATAGCGACCAAAGTGGCAAGGCTTATACCTATGGGTGTTGTAAAAGGGTAA
- a CDS encoding tRNA (N(6)-L-threonylcarbamoyladenosine(37)-C(2))-methylthiotransferase — protein MNEEISEEAVQELKESSPFSKNFFIKTFGCPANKSDTEIMIGLLRKAGYSLTEMEKAEYVLVNTCGVKQPTEDRVISTLKQLASLNKKLIISGCLPKINFKRIVNTVPSFSAILDPRSIHLIVDILEKIDQERNIVVFSDEPPIKPSLPKHLINPIIGIIQISEGCTMACTYCCTRLARGSVYCYPDYEIVKEVNRLIDKGCKEIWITSQDNGVYNFKGYELPDILRGICKIDKDFFVRVGMMNPIHVKGILRGLIESYLDKKIYKFLHIPIQSASLRILGLMKRGYSPNTVSKMIDEFLEYFPSLTLSIDVIVGFPTEDTVDFDETIKFVQTIRPDIVNISKFGSRPGTKASKFKQLNYSLVNRRCKQLVQIVRDISYKKNLKWLGWSGKCLIDEKGKKDGTWIGRNFAYKPIVVKSEQNIFGEFLNVEIVEAKSTYLLGKII, from the coding sequence ATGAATGAGGAAATTTCAGAAGAGGCAGTCCAAGAATTAAAAGAATCATCTCCATTCAGTAAAAATTTCTTTATAAAAACCTTCGGTTGCCCTGCGAATAAGTCTGATACAGAAATTATGATTGGGCTTCTTAGAAAAGCAGGTTACTCTTTAACGGAAATGGAAAAGGCAGAATATGTCTTAGTAAATACTTGTGGGGTAAAGCAACCCACAGAAGATAGAGTTATCTCAACTTTAAAGCAACTCGCTTCATTAAATAAAAAGTTGATTATATCTGGTTGCCTGCCAAAAATAAATTTTAAAAGGATCGTAAATACTGTTCCAAGTTTTTCGGCGATATTGGATCCAAGATCTATTCATCTAATCGTTGATATATTGGAAAAAATCGATCAAGAACGAAATATAGTAGTCTTCTCAGATGAACCTCCAATTAAACCCTCATTACCAAAACATCTTATCAACCCAATAATAGGTATCATTCAGATATCTGAGGGCTGCACTATGGCATGCACTTATTGTTGTACAAGATTAGCGAGAGGTTCGGTCTACTGTTATCCAGATTATGAGATAGTGAAAGAAGTTAATCGTTTGATAGATAAAGGATGTAAAGAGATATGGATCACTTCTCAAGACAACGGTGTTTATAATTTTAAGGGGTATGAACTTCCAGATATTCTTAGAGGAATATGTAAAATTGATAAGGATTTCTTTGTCAGAGTCGGAATGATGAATCCCATACATGTAAAAGGAATATTGAGGGGTTTGATCGAGTCTTATCTTGATAAAAAAATCTACAAATTTCTGCATATTCCTATACAATCAGCAAGTTTAAGAATATTGGGGCTTATGAAGAGAGGATACTCCCCGAATACTGTAAGCAAGATGATTGACGAATTCCTGGAATATTTTCCTTCTCTGACTCTATCAATTGATGTAATCGTCGGCTTTCCTACAGAAGATACTGTAGACTTTGATGAAACAATTAAGTTCGTTCAGACGATTAGACCCGATATAGTAAATATCTCAAAGTTTGGGTCACGTCCTGGAACAAAAGCTTCAAAATTTAAACAGTTGAACTACAGTTTAGTTAATAGAAGATGTAAACAATTAGTTCAAATAGTAAGAGACATATCTTACAAAAAAAATTTAAAATGGTTGGGCTGGTCTGGTAAATGCTTGATCGATGAGAAGGGAAAAAAGGATGGGACATGGATAGGAAGAAATTTCGCTTATAAACCTATAGTTGTAAAGAGTGAGCAAAACATATTTGGTGAATTTTTAAATGTCGAAATAGTCGAGGCGAAGAGTACTTATCTATTGGGTAAAATTATCTGA
- a CDS encoding PHP domain-containing protein produces the protein MKIDFHVHTEWSHDAFGNLFEISKWARFKGIDVVVVTDHGRVTLSRPEVINSVKFIPGIEINTIYGHVLGIDIQDTLNIKFMRENPIDAIHETGGISVLAHPFDIHHGKIPRRSMKIDAIEVLNASVLLFKFNYRQSRAYAKMLGLPVTAGSDSHMPLTVGDAFVEVEGSDFNDAIRSIIKGKGRVYGKPTSIMNKVKLNLLRLTKSKL, from the coding sequence ATGAAAATAGATTTCCATGTTCACACAGAATGGTCCCATGATGCATTTGGTAATTTGTTTGAAATTAGTAAATGGGCAAGGTTCAAAGGTATAGATGTAGTTGTTGTCACAGATCATGGGAGGGTTACCCTTAGTAGACCTGAAGTTATCAATTCTGTAAAGTTCATCCCTGGAATCGAAATTAATACCATTTATGGACATGTCTTAGGAATTGATATTCAAGATACCCTGAACATAAAATTTATGAGAGAAAACCCAATCGATGCCATACATGAAACTGGGGGCATAAGTGTACTTGCCCATCCCTTCGATATACATCATGGAAAAATACCAAGGAGATCGATGAAAATTGATGCAATTGAAGTTTTAAATGCTTCAGTTCTACTGTTCAAATTCAACTATAGGCAGTCAAGGGCTTATGCAAAGATGCTAGGTCTTCCTGTGACAGCAGGCAGTGATTCACATATGCCATTAACAGTTGGAGATGCTTTTGTAGAAGTTGAAGGTTCTGACTTTAATGATGCGATAAGATCTATAATTAAAGGTAAAGGAAGGGTTTACGGTAAACCTACTTCTATCATGAATAAAGTGAAATTAAATCTATTACGTTTAACAAAATCTAAATTGTGA
- a CDS encoding fibrillarin-like rRNA/tRNA 2'-O-methyltransferase, protein MERENRIDSVHWLIINGEKRIATVNLFPGVQVYNEKLIVKEDIEYRLWDPFRSKLAASIIKGLKTLPFQEGSKVLYLGASTGTTASHISDILGENGVIFCVEISPRVARDLLDKCVKYRKNMIPIIEDARKYGNYYSLFGNIDVVYCDIAQPDQTDIAISNCKHFLKKGGDLLLVIKSRSINVIKKPSQVFKEEEKKLRRAGFKVKQIIPLDPFDKDHILIHTMFV, encoded by the coding sequence GTGGAAAGAGAGAATAGAATAGATAGTGTTCATTGGTTGATAATAAATGGTGAAAAGAGAATAGCCACGGTCAATCTATTTCCAGGGGTGCAAGTTTATAATGAAAAGCTCATAGTTAAAGAGGATATTGAATATAGATTATGGGACCCATTTAGGAGTAAACTAGCAGCTTCGATAATAAAAGGACTCAAGACTCTACCCTTTCAAGAAGGTAGCAAAGTTCTTTACCTAGGTGCATCAACGGGAACTACTGCTAGCCATATCTCCGATATATTAGGAGAGAATGGTGTTATTTTTTGTGTAGAGATCTCTCCAAGGGTGGCAAGGGATTTATTAGACAAATGTGTGAAATATCGTAAAAATATGATACCTATAATCGAAGATGCGAGAAAATATGGTAACTATTATTCGTTATTTGGAAATATTGATGTGGTATATTGTGATATCGCCCAGCCAGATCAGACAGACATAGCCATATCAAATTGTAAGCATTTTTTAAAGAAAGGAGGTGACCTTCTTTTAGTAATCAAATCAAGAAGCATAAATGTGATTAAAAAGCCTTCTCAAGTTTTCAAAGAAGAGGAAAAAAAGTTGAGAAGAGCAGGATTTAAAGTAAAACAAATTATTCCTTTAGATCCCTTCGATAAAGACCACATACTCATACATACTATGTTTGTATGA
- a CDS encoding GYD domain-containing protein codes for MFFIALMKMKTKITPAFIEATQKSCKSPPPGIKYHSVFSTLGQYDFVITFEAPNEKEAMKWAVPWAEFCETQTMAAVPYEETLKLLK; via the coding sequence ATGTTCTTTATTGCTCTCATGAAGATGAAGACTAAGATAACGCCGGCTTTCATAGAAGCTACACAGAAGTCTTGTAAAAGCCCTCCTCCAGGTATAAAGTATCATAGTGTGTTCAGCACTCTAGGTCAATATGACTTCGTCATAACCTTTGAAGCACCCAACGAAAAGGAAGCCATGAAATGGGCTGTACCCTGGGCTGAGTTCTGTGAAACTCAAACCATGGCTGCGGTGCCATATGAAGAGACACTGAAACTCCTAAAATAA
- the rnhB gene encoding ribonuclease HII: protein MQIKTCKIAGVDDSGRGSVLGPLVIAGVCIDKNDLKQLIEIGVKDSKLLSSYKRAKLYYQIIDVVDDVSLIKLTPEQIDMYVLKGKKYKKLNYLEAISMAKVIQSLDADIAYVDASDVNVERFKQNILKYLKKKIDLVSVHNADRIFPIVSAASIIAKVNRDHDISELAEKFGSIGSGYPSDHQTQDFLKNWLKEYRDPPPFARRSWKTIRKLLNR, encoded by the coding sequence ATGCAAATAAAAACATGTAAGATAGCTGGTGTAGATGATTCAGGTAGGGGCTCTGTCTTAGGCCCTTTAGTTATTGCGGGGGTGTGCATAGACAAGAATGACTTGAAACAATTGATCGAGATAGGCGTAAAAGACTCCAAGTTGTTATCCTCATATAAAAGAGCCAAACTCTACTATCAGATCATAGATGTAGTTGATGATGTTTCTTTAATCAAACTTACTCCTGAGCAAATAGATATGTATGTTTTGAAAGGTAAGAAGTATAAGAAGTTAAATTATCTTGAGGCTATCTCTATGGCAAAGGTAATACAATCATTAGATGCTGATATCGCATATGTTGATGCATCCGATGTAAATGTTGAGAGATTTAAGCAAAATATTTTAAAATATTTAAAAAAGAAGATAGATTTAGTTTCAGTTCATAATGCTGATAGAATTTTCCCTATAGTATCTGCTGCCTCTATTATAGCAAAAGTGAACCGAGATCATGATATATCCGAATTGGCTGAAAAGTTTGGATCCATTGGTAGCGGCTATCCATCTGATCATCAAACTCAGGATTTTTTAAAAAATTGGTTAAAAGAGTATAGAGATCCACCTCCATTTGCCAGAAGATCATGGAAAACTATAAGGAAGCTTCTTAATAGATAG
- a CDS encoding NTPase: protein MKNSKQNTKVWLITGKPGIGKTTVLMKTIHIIRVNGYAIGGMLSREVRIKGERTGFEIIDVASGRKGLLASIKSKTGPKLGKYRVNLIDLVEIGVEGLLNAIDFCDVIVCDEIGPMELFSPDFRRAVKTIIQSGKPIFGVIHKRFNEPFIQELKSEPFVEVIEVTLENRAKLPEILAERILSMIRSEFNANKNM from the coding sequence ATGAAAAATTCGAAACAAAACACAAAAGTTTGGCTCATAACAGGTAAGCCAGGAATTGGCAAAACAACAGTTCTTATGAAGACAATCCATATCATAAGGGTGAATGGATATGCGATAGGTGGCATGTTGAGTAGAGAGGTTAGAATTAAAGGAGAAAGAACAGGCTTCGAAATAATCGATGTTGCATCAGGAAGAAAAGGATTATTGGCTTCTATAAAGTCCAAAACAGGACCTAAGCTTGGTAAATACCGAGTGAATCTTATAGATTTGGTTGAAATAGGAGTTGAAGGGCTGTTAAATGCTATCGATTTCTGTGATGTAATTGTATGCGACGAGATAGGACCTATGGAGCTTTTTAGCCCTGACTTCAGACGTGCCGTTAAAACTATAATACAAAGTGGAAAACCCATTTTTGGTGTAATACATAAGCGTTTTAATGAGCCATTTATCCAAGAATTAAAGTCAGAACCTTTTGTTGAAGTGATAGAAGTTACATTAGAGAATAGAGCGAAACTACCTGAAATATTGGCTGAAAGAATATTATCAATGATCAGAAGTGAATTCAATGCAAATAAAAACATGTAA
- a CDS encoding tRNA (guanine(10)-N(2))-dimethyltransferase, producing MCIFDQSVKILEGKTLLLVPKVNVESKFLHKMPAFYNTHAKLNRDLSVIIYRGLTRKFSKYIKMADSLASLGARGIRVAFEAPEVDKVFINDLNPIAIEYAKASAKINGIYDKCSFSVLDACHFLIKHSAPKERFEIVDIDPFGSPAPFLDCSIRAVRDGGMVSITATDTAVLCGMYPKVAARKYFGYSLRTEYCHEIGIRLLLGALAHSAMRLNIGIHPVFSHSTRHYLRIYVLLSSGASYADKSMESLGYILHCFNCGNRRADLTFRDNCEECGKKIKIAGPLWLKDIHDHKFLSDLLNLGLDLNTRYTNMIKMAIDETKMPPTYYISDKISDTLQVITPSLNKIIDSIKARGFKATRTVINPKGIKTDAPSSLVVEEIRKLSGR from the coding sequence TTGTGTATTTTCGATCAATCAGTTAAGATATTAGAAGGCAAGACTCTCCTTTTAGTGCCAAAAGTTAATGTCGAATCTAAGTTCTTACATAAGATGCCTGCATTTTATAACACTCATGCAAAGTTAAATAGAGATTTATCAGTGATCATCTACAGAGGCTTAACAAGAAAGTTTTCAAAGTATATTAAAATGGCAGATTCGTTGGCAAGTTTAGGAGCTAGGGGAATCAGAGTAGCTTTTGAAGCCCCTGAAGTTGATAAAGTTTTCATAAACGATCTCAACCCCATAGCTATAGAATATGCAAAAGCATCTGCCAAGATTAATGGTATATATGACAAATGTTCATTTTCTGTATTGGATGCATGCCATTTTTTAATAAAACACTCCGCTCCTAAAGAAAGATTCGAAATAGTAGATATCGATCCCTTCGGTTCTCCTGCTCCCTTTTTAGATTGTTCTATAAGGGCAGTTCGAGATGGAGGTATGGTTTCCATAACCGCAACAGATACAGCTGTATTATGTGGCATGTACCCAAAAGTTGCTGCTAGAAAGTACTTCGGCTATTCACTTAGAACAGAGTATTGCCATGAGATAGGAATCAGGCTATTATTAGGTGCATTAGCACATTCAGCCATGAGGTTGAATATAGGTATCCATCCTGTTTTTTCGCATAGCACAAGGCATTATCTTCGCATCTATGTTCTCTTATCTTCAGGTGCAAGTTATGCCGATAAATCAATGGAAAGTCTAGGATACATACTTCATTGTTTTAATTGTGGGAATAGAAGGGCAGACTTAACTTTTCGTGATAACTGTGAAGAATGTGGAAAGAAAATAAAAATTGCTGGACCACTCTGGTTAAAAGATATTCATGATCATAAGTTCTTATCGGATTTATTAAATTTGGGCCTTGATCTAAATACAAGGTATACAAACATGATTAAGATGGCCATAGATGAGACAAAAATGCCTCCTACATATTATATATCTGATAAAATATCTGATACTCTACAAGTTATCACACCAAGCTTAAATAAAATAATTGACTCAATAAAAGCTAGGGGTTTCAAAGCAACAAGAACTGTTATCAATCCTAAAGGTATTAAGACAGATGCACCATCGTCATTAGTTGTAGAAGAAATTAGAAAGTTATCAGGTAGATAG
- a CDS encoding RlmE family RNA methyltransferase, which yields MKLDQAKRDIYRRMAKREGYRSRSAFKLIQLDTKYKILKSNNVVVDFGCAPGGWLQYISEVIGTKGFALGIDLKQVKSIAKNVITLIADVRDSDIENKIVSRLPKKADVVTSDLSQSLSGIWELDVTRQIDLTSRVVELFPSIIEKRGTAILKIFQGGQSDILLNQLKKDFQSVIIVKPPASRSQSSEVYLLCRGYT from the coding sequence ATGAAGCTAGATCAAGCTAAAAGAGATATTTATAGAAGAATGGCGAAAAGAGAAGGCTATCGAAGTAGGTCAGCCTTCAAGCTTATTCAACTAGACACAAAATATAAGATCCTTAAAAGTAATAACGTAGTCGTAGATTTCGGTTGTGCACCAGGTGGATGGTTACAATACATATCTGAAGTCATTGGAACTAAAGGCTTCGCTCTTGGAATAGATTTGAAACAAGTAAAGTCTATCGCGAAAAACGTAATAACTTTAATTGCCGATGTAAGAGATTCAGATATTGAAAATAAAATTGTAAGTAGATTACCAAAGAAGGCAGATGTAGTCACATCCGATTTATCACAGAGTTTATCTGGAATATGGGAGCTCGATGTTACAAGGCAGATTGATTTGACTTCAAGGGTTGTTGAACTCTTTCCGTCAATAATTGAGAAAAGGGGAACTGCCATTCTAAAAATCTTTCAAGGAGGACAATCTGATATTTTATTGAATCAGCTCAAGAAGGATTTTCAATCAGTGATTATCGTGAAGCCTCCAGCCAGCAGGTCTCAAAGTAGTGAAGTGTATTTATTGTGTAGAGGTTATACTTGA
- a CDS encoding transcriptional regulator: protein MEEEHLDLTTKVYKLIIEHGKEGILQSTLWKELGLTSRDGSRLAIRLEKRSIIKREKVLDDGRWTYLLIPIRLPVQIKSIEQSPCIVCPDEEKCSLDGTLSPYKCRKLENWILQEYDEKQNSAEDA from the coding sequence ATGGAAGAAGAGCACCTCGACCTAACAACGAAAGTCTATAAGCTAATAATTGAACATGGAAAGGAGGGTATATTACAAAGTACTCTCTGGAAGGAACTTGGGCTTACGAGTAGGGATGGATCAAGGCTGGCTATAAGACTCGAAAAGAGGAGTATAATAAAAAGAGAGAAAGTCTTGGATGATGGAAGATGGACATATCTTTTAATCCCAATAAGGTTACCAGTTCAGATAAAATCTATAGAGCAATCTCCTTGCATTGTCTGCCCCGATGAAGAAAAATGTTCTCTAGATGGTACATTGAGTCCTTACAAATGTCGAAAGCTTGAGAACTGGATATTACAAGAGTATGATGAAAAGCAGAATAGCGCAGAAGATGCTTAG
- a CDS encoding transcription factor IIB — MQESSDSRRKCPICSKSLIGDYDRGELICSACGFVVEDRNEYQGPEWKAIDPEEKERKVRVGSPRTLSLHDDGLTTVIGTGFKDSHGTSLSPYMRVSVKKMKKWQRRIRTASSEERSLSIVLSKINEISKNLNLPKTVIETAAHTYRILAKKKVAKSRSVMGMAGASIYLACRKCKVSRSLKEVGRATGADKRTIAKYYRLVLKETEKNYVPPLSIGKYISKLVNIIKIDPKVERLAIKLMSDTSNSKIFDGKAPAGLAASFVYISSVLSGAHVPQREIAEAAEVTEVTIRNRSREILNNFIIKQHLKVIPKSMFAHSYHESLNFG, encoded by the coding sequence TTGCAGGAAAGTAGTGATTCTCGAAGAAAATGCCCTATTTGTAGTAAATCACTCATTGGGGATTATGATAGGGGTGAGCTTATCTGTTCAGCTTGCGGGTTCGTAGTAGAAGATCGTAATGAGTATCAAGGACCAGAATGGAAAGCGATTGATCCAGAGGAAAAAGAAAGAAAGGTCAGAGTTGGATCACCTAGAACTCTCTCACTTCATGATGATGGACTAACAACCGTAATAGGAACTGGTTTTAAAGATTCACATGGAACATCCTTAAGCCCTTATATGCGCGTGAGTGTTAAGAAGATGAAGAAATGGCAGAGAAGGATAAGAACCGCCTCTTCAGAGGAGAGAAGTCTATCCATCGTTCTTTCTAAGATAAACGAAATCTCAAAAAATCTCAACTTGCCTAAAACAGTTATCGAGACAGCGGCACATACCTATAGGATCTTAGCAAAGAAAAAGGTCGCGAAGAGCAGATCCGTAATGGGTATGGCAGGAGCATCTATATATTTAGCTTGCAGAAAATGTAAAGTTAGTCGTTCATTAAAGGAAGTTGGGAGGGCCACAGGTGCAGATAAGAGGACTATCGCGAAATACTATAGACTTGTACTTAAAGAAACTGAAAAAAATTATGTTCCCCCTTTATCTATTGGGAAATATATCTCTAAACTTGTGAACATCATAAAGATAGATCCAAAAGTGGAGAGGTTAGCTATCAAACTTATGTCGGATACATCCAACTCAAAAATTTTTGATGGTAAAGCGCCTGCAGGTCTAGCTGCATCTTTTGTATATATCTCTTCTGTACTATCGGGGGCTCATGTTCCTCAGAGGGAGATAGCTGAGGCAGCAGAAGTGACAGAGGTTACAATTAGGAATAGAAGCCGAGAGATCCTCAACAACTTTATAATAAAACAACACCTTAAAGTTATCCCAAAGAGTATGTTTGCTCATAGTTACCATGAGAGTTTAAATTTTGGTTAA
- a CDS encoding Gar1/Naf1 family protein has protein sequence MEEVGNVILLAKSGRVIIKVDRWIKPGTVLFDSSGKKLAKVTELIGPVKSPYVTAIPLTKNVKRIAGNKVMINMKRGMRIAGK, from the coding sequence TTGGAAGAAGTTGGCAATGTTATCCTTCTGGCAAAAAGTGGTCGTGTGATTATTAAAGTAGATCGATGGATAAAACCGGGAACAGTTTTATTCGATTCTAGTGGAAAAAAATTAGCGAAGGTAACGGAACTTATTGGACCGGTAAAATCTCCTTATGTAACTGCAATTCCTCTAACTAAAAATGTAAAGAGAATAGCTGGTAATAAAGTTATGATCAATATGAAACGAGGCATGAGAATTGCAGGAAAGTAG
- a CDS encoding 30S ribosomal protein S8e, with protein MPIRPIENLAKRKPTGGKRTAYRGRRTYEIKRYPAETTLGDDQVVKKRVRGNNIKLFLRRTSYANVLDPSTKKVKKMKIIKVVENLANRDYDRRGVITKGAVIETEFGKAKVISRPGQESIVNAILIK; from the coding sequence TTGCCAATTAGACCAATCGAAAACTTAGCTAAGCGCAAGCCAACAGGTGGTAAAAGAACTGCCTATAGGGGGAGGAGAACATATGAGATTAAGAGATACCCAGCTGAAACTACTTTAGGAGATGATCAAGTAGTTAAAAAAAGAGTACGAGGAAACAATATAAAATTATTTCTTAGGAGAACCTCATATGCAAATGTACTCGATCCTTCTACAAAAAAGGTTAAGAAGATGAAGATCATCAAAGTAGTCGAGAACTTGGCTAATAGAGACTATGACCGACGTGGCGTAATTACTAAGGGCGCCGTAATTGAAACAGAGTTTGGTAAGGCAAAAGTTATTTCAAGACCTGGGCAAGAAAGTATAGTCAACGCCATTTTGATAAAATGA
- a CDS encoding SMC-Scp complex subunit ScpB — protein sequence MKISKLKEKSNSLLNDNEIQAKIESALYAAGRPLTPKELASAACITSERKAVKITRNIANILNSTLKAIEVVELQNQKFVMQLRKKYNPIAKKFSIKPLLPHSTLKTLSYIAYFQPISRLELVEQRGKHAYPHFKTLEKLGFISGEPSGRTKIYRTTSAFSEYFGLSNNLETMKKQLLQIDLQRKERASKGQSRMKKQKRLKI from the coding sequence GTGAAGATATCAAAGTTAAAAGAGAAGTCCAATTCATTACTCAATGATAATGAAATTCAGGCCAAAATAGAATCTGCACTTTACGCAGCTGGCCGTCCTCTTACTCCAAAAGAACTAGCGTCTGCTGCATGCATAACATCTGAAAGAAAAGCAGTAAAAATTACTAGGAATATAGCGAATATTTTAAACTCGACTTTGAAGGCTATTGAGGTCGTGGAGCTCCAAAATCAAAAATTTGTTATGCAACTAAGAAAAAAGTATAACCCCATCGCTAAAAAGTTCTCGATAAAGCCTCTTCTACCCCACTCAACGCTTAAGACTCTCTCTTACATTGCCTACTTTCAACCTATATCTCGTTTGGAACTAGTTGAGCAAAGGGGAAAACATGCTTACCCACACTTCAAGACATTGGAAAAACTAGGTTTTATCTCAGGAGAACCATCAGGCAGAACAAAAATTTATAGAACAACTTCAGCTTTTTCTGAATATTTTGGGCTAAGTAACAATCTTGAAACTATGAAGAAACAACTCTTACAGATTGATCTCCAAAGGAAAGAGAGAGCCTCTAAAGGTCAATCTCGTATGAAAAAACAAAAGAGACTTAAGATTTAA